In a single window of the Blastopirellula retiformator genome:
- a CDS encoding adenylate kinase — MRLIFIGPPGVGKGTQSQNLVEHLSIPHVATGDMLRDAKKQGTELGKLASLHMDHGQLVPDPIVVQIVGERLDRADCQRGCLLDGFPRTIGQAKALDEYLHQQNKDLDLVLTLDVNQEELFRRLLDRSVKEGRVDDTPDTIRKRMRIYQERTSPLLDYYQEKGILRHVDGMGTPTEVFDRIKAIIDDVAKQKGDSV, encoded by the coding sequence ATGCGGTTAATTTTCATTGGACCTCCTGGCGTCGGCAAAGGCACCCAGTCTCAAAACCTGGTCGAGCATCTGAGCATTCCTCACGTCGCCACTGGGGACATGCTGCGGGACGCGAAGAAGCAGGGGACGGAGCTGGGCAAGCTCGCCTCGCTGCACATGGATCACGGCCAATTGGTCCCCGATCCGATCGTCGTGCAGATCGTCGGCGAGCGTCTTGATCGTGCCGATTGTCAACGCGGATGTCTGCTCGACGGCTTCCCTCGCACGATCGGCCAAGCCAAGGCGCTTGACGAATATCTTCACCAGCAGAACAAAGACCTCGACCTGGTGCTCACCCTGGACGTTAACCAGGAAGAGCTATTCCGCCGCTTGCTTGATCGCTCGGTGAAGGAAGGTCGCGTCGACGACACGCCGGATACGATTCGCAAACGAATGCGGATCTATCAAGAGCGAACCTCGCCGCTACTGGACTACTACCAGGAAAAGGGAATCCTGCGGCACGTCGACGGCATGGGAACGCCAACCGAAGTATTCGATCGCATCAAGGCGATCATCGACGACGTCGCCAAACAAAAGGGCGACAGCGTCTAA
- the map gene encoding type I methionyl aminopeptidase has translation MPPITLKSSREIGLMRKAGLVVWEAHQAAAVLVKPCATTREIDAAIENVFAQHDALSLFKGYPGKTPFPAVTCVSVNEEVVHGIPGDRQLVEGDIVSLDTGCKVGGWCGDAAVTHAVGTISPVAAKLLEVTSGALQIAIEQLPKKSRWSEVAREMQEYVEAADFSVVTEFVGHGIGREMHEAPQVPNYYSKRFAKDGDFPLRTGLVLAVEPMVNAGKREAKITKDHWTVVTCDGSLSAHFEHTLALTSDGVEILTGAPQ, from the coding sequence ATGCCTCCTATCACTCTAAAATCGTCGCGCGAAATTGGCCTCATGCGAAAAGCGGGCCTCGTCGTCTGGGAAGCTCACCAGGCGGCCGCCGTCTTGGTCAAGCCCTGCGCCACCACCCGCGAAATCGACGCCGCGATCGAAAACGTCTTCGCCCAGCATGACGCCCTCTCGCTCTTCAAAGGCTACCCCGGCAAGACCCCCTTTCCCGCGGTGACCTGCGTCTCGGTCAACGAGGAAGTGGTGCACGGCATCCCCGGCGATCGCCAACTGGTCGAAGGGGACATCGTCAGTCTCGATACCGGCTGCAAGGTCGGCGGTTGGTGCGGCGACGCTGCGGTGACCCACGCCGTCGGCACGATCTCGCCGGTCGCCGCCAAACTGCTCGAAGTCACCTCCGGCGCTCTGCAGATCGCGATCGAGCAGCTGCCGAAAAAGAGCCGCTGGAGCGAAGTTGCTCGCGAGATGCAGGAGTATGTCGAAGCGGCCGACTTCTCGGTTGTGACCGAATTCGTCGGCCACGGCATCGGCCGCGAAATGCACGAAGCGCCGCAAGTGCCGAACTACTACTCGAAACGGTTCGCCAAAGATGGCGACTTCCCGTTGCGAACCGGTTTGGTCCTGGCGGTCGAACCGATGGTCAACGCCGGCAAACGGGAAGCGAAGATCACCAAAGACCACTGGACGGTCGTCACCTGCGACGGCTCTCTCAGCGCCCACTTCGAACACACGCTGGCCCTAACGAGCGATGGCGTCGAGATCCTAACCGGCGCCCCGCAGTAG